The following are from one region of the Sandaracinus amylolyticus genome:
- the pip gene encoding prolyl aminopeptidase, producing MSESRRTSYPPIEPHAQGMLDVGSGHRVYWEESGNPKGKPVVFLHGGPGGGTDPKQRRFFDPERYRIVLFDQRGCGRSTPHASLVDNTTWHLVSDVERLREHLGIDRWQVFGGSWGSTLALAYAQKHPERVTELVLRGIFLLRRAELLWFYQHGTSEMFPDAWQHFLAPIPESERGDLMSAYHKRLTSDDAHTRQEAARAWSVWEARTSFLLAREDHVARAAADAFSLAFARIECHYFVNDGFLAREDQLLADVDRIRHIPAVIVHGRYDVVCPARNAWDLHQRWPEAELKIVEDAGHSAYEPGIMHELVTATDRFAGK from the coding sequence ATGAGTGAGAGCCGCCGTACCTCGTACCCGCCGATCGAGCCGCACGCGCAGGGCATGCTCGACGTGGGCTCGGGCCATCGCGTCTACTGGGAGGAGTCGGGCAACCCGAAGGGCAAGCCGGTCGTGTTCCTGCACGGCGGGCCGGGCGGAGGGACCGATCCGAAGCAGCGACGCTTCTTCGATCCCGAGCGCTATCGCATCGTGCTCTTCGATCAGCGCGGGTGTGGGCGGAGCACGCCGCACGCGTCGCTCGTCGACAACACGACGTGGCACCTGGTGTCGGACGTCGAGCGACTGCGCGAGCACCTCGGGATCGATCGCTGGCAGGTGTTCGGCGGGAGCTGGGGCTCGACGCTCGCGCTCGCGTACGCGCAGAAGCACCCGGAGCGGGTGACCGAGCTGGTGCTGCGCGGGATCTTCCTGCTGCGACGCGCCGAGCTGCTGTGGTTCTACCAGCACGGCACGAGCGAGATGTTCCCCGACGCGTGGCAGCACTTCCTCGCGCCGATCCCCGAGAGCGAGCGCGGCGATCTGATGAGCGCGTACCACAAGCGCCTCACGAGCGACGACGCGCACACGCGCCAGGAAGCGGCGCGTGCGTGGAGCGTGTGGGAGGCGCGCACGAGCTTCCTGTTGGCGCGCGAAGATCACGTCGCGCGCGCGGCGGCGGACGCGTTCAGCCTCGCGTTCGCGCGCATCGAGTGCCACTACTTCGTGAACGACGGATTCCTCGCGCGCGAGGATCAGCTGCTCGCGGACGTCGATCGCATCCGCCACATCCCGGCGGTGATCGTGCACGGCCGCTACGACGTGGTGTGCCCGGCGCGCAACGCGTGGGACCTGCACCAGCGCTGGCCGGAGGCCGAGCTCAAGATCGTCGAGGACGCGGGCCACTCGGCCTACGAGCCCGGCATCATGCACGAGCTCGTGACCGCGACCGATCGCTTCGCGGGGAAGTAG
- a CDS encoding alanine/glycine:cation symporter family protein, which yields MHRLRSAMVVTTLVVIALALLVALAGAQEVAPAPIAPPPAPSTFTDVLDAGFRAWVVDPLSAFIFFDVVFWDDAMRVPLVVLWLACSALFFTLRLRFVNVRAFRHALEITAGQWDAPHEKGEVTHFQALASALSGTIGLGNIAGVAIAMSLGGPGAMVWMTVAGFLGMTSKMVECTLGMLYREIDAQGRVSGGPMHYLEAGLRELAMPRLGKALAITFAVLCIGGSLGGGNMFQANQAFAQVASLVPLFEGRGWLFGLALAALVGIVILGGIKRIGRVAEALVPAMCVLYTIGAIAVLVVNAERVPDAIVTIVREAFSPRAGIGGLVGVLVVGFQRAGFSNEAGIGSASIAHSAATTGEPVREGIVALLEPFIDTIVICNTTALVVVVSGVLGEPGATGDGVLLTSRAFATVMPWFPWVLSLAVLLFAYATMLSWSYYGERCATWLLGARIGPERASLAYKILFLACTVLGASLHLGSVLDFSDLMILGMAFPNVVGLVLLLPRVTRALDDYWARYRGGTMTRPR from the coding sequence GTGCATCGCCTCCGCTCCGCGATGGTCGTGACGACGCTCGTCGTGATCGCGCTCGCGCTCCTCGTCGCGCTCGCGGGCGCGCAAGAGGTCGCGCCCGCGCCCATCGCGCCTCCGCCCGCTCCATCGACCTTCACCGACGTGCTCGACGCCGGGTTCCGCGCGTGGGTCGTCGATCCGCTCTCCGCTTTCATCTTCTTCGACGTGGTCTTCTGGGACGACGCGATGCGCGTCCCGCTCGTCGTGCTCTGGCTCGCGTGCAGCGCGCTCTTCTTCACGCTGCGCCTCCGCTTCGTGAACGTGCGCGCGTTCCGTCACGCGCTCGAGATCACCGCGGGGCAGTGGGACGCGCCGCACGAGAAGGGCGAGGTCACGCACTTCCAGGCGCTCGCGTCCGCGCTCTCGGGGACGATCGGGCTCGGCAACATCGCGGGCGTCGCGATCGCGATGTCGCTCGGCGGGCCCGGCGCGATGGTGTGGATGACCGTCGCGGGCTTCCTCGGCATGACGTCGAAGATGGTCGAGTGCACGCTCGGCATGCTCTATCGCGAGATCGACGCGCAGGGACGCGTCTCCGGCGGGCCGATGCACTACCTCGAGGCCGGCCTCCGCGAGCTCGCGATGCCGCGCCTCGGCAAGGCGCTCGCGATCACGTTCGCGGTGCTCTGCATCGGCGGCAGCCTCGGCGGCGGCAACATGTTCCAGGCGAACCAGGCGTTCGCGCAGGTCGCGTCGCTCGTGCCGCTCTTCGAGGGGCGCGGCTGGCTCTTCGGGCTCGCGCTCGCGGCGCTCGTCGGCATCGTCATCCTCGGCGGGATCAAGCGCATCGGGCGCGTCGCGGAGGCGCTCGTCCCCGCGATGTGCGTGCTCTACACGATCGGCGCGATCGCGGTGCTCGTCGTCAATGCCGAACGCGTGCCCGATGCGATCGTCACCATCGTGCGCGAGGCGTTCTCGCCGCGCGCCGGGATCGGCGGGCTCGTCGGCGTGCTCGTCGTCGGCTTCCAGCGCGCCGGCTTCTCCAACGAAGCGGGCATCGGCTCCGCGTCGATCGCGCACTCCGCCGCGACCACCGGCGAGCCGGTGCGCGAGGGGATCGTCGCGCTGCTCGAGCCCTTCATCGACACCATCGTCATCTGCAACACCACCGCGCTCGTCGTCGTGGTGAGCGGCGTGCTCGGCGAGCCCGGCGCGACCGGCGACGGAGTGCTGCTCACCTCGCGCGCGTTCGCGACCGTGATGCCGTGGTTCCCGTGGGTGCTCTCGCTCGCGGTGCTGCTCTTCGCGTACGCGACGATGCTCTCGTGGAGCTACTACGGCGAGCGCTGCGCGACGTGGCTGCTCGGCGCGCGCATCGGGCCCGAGCGCGCGTCGCTCGCCTACAAGATCCTCTTCCTCGCGTGCACCGTGCTCGGCGCATCGCTCCACCTCGGCAGCGTGCTCGACTTCTCCGACCTGATGATCCTCGGCATGGCGTTCCCCAACGTCGTCGGGCTCGTGCTGCTCCTGCCGCGCGTCACGCGCGCGCTCGACGACTACTGGGCGCGATATCGTGGGGGCACGATGACGAGGCCACGATGA
- a CDS encoding DUF3592 domain-containing protein, whose protein sequence is MSMLRPRLTRQDVMLRVFFVGLFTLGSSAFFLRDSIRLMRRGEHGQGTVIAVESRGSGRHRRQVAVVRVWGPTTSGQCEMAARRDHTIGVTLPMVFLPERPSVCRVDRLPQLLGIPGFGFAFGAVLVLVTLTLYERERRKLR, encoded by the coding sequence ATGAGCATGCTGCGCCCGCGCCTCACGCGTCAGGACGTGATGCTGCGCGTGTTCTTCGTCGGCCTCTTCACGCTCGGGTCGAGCGCGTTTTTCCTCCGCGACTCGATCCGGCTCATGCGTCGCGGCGAGCACGGCCAGGGCACCGTGATCGCCGTCGAATCGCGCGGCAGCGGGCGCCACCGCCGTCAGGTCGCGGTGGTGCGCGTGTGGGGTCCGACCACGTCGGGCCAGTGCGAGATGGCCGCGCGGCGCGATCACACGATCGGCGTCACGCTGCCGATGGTGTTCCTGCCCGAGCGACCCAGCGTGTGTCGTGTCGATCGCCTGCCGCAGCTCCTCGGCATCCCGGGCTTCGGGTTCGCGTTCGGTGCGGTGCTCGTGCTCGTGACGCTCACGCTCTACGAGCGCGAGCGGAGGAAGCTGCGATGA
- a CDS encoding SelT/SelW/SelH family protein produces MSDARPTVRIHYCTQCRWLTRAAWVAQELLTTFPTQIDVLLAPGTGGVFEISIDGELLFSRKDAGRFPEPKELKQAIRDRIDPDRDLGHSDR; encoded by the coding sequence ATGAGCGACGCGCGTCCCACGGTGCGCATCCACTACTGCACGCAGTGTCGCTGGCTCACGCGCGCGGCGTGGGTCGCGCAGGAGCTGCTCACGACGTTTCCCACGCAGATCGACGTGCTGCTCGCGCCCGGGACCGGCGGCGTGTTCGAGATCTCGATCGACGGAGAGCTGCTCTTCTCGCGCAAGGACGCGGGCCGCTTCCCCGAGCCCAAGGAGCTCAAGCAGGCGATCCGCGATCGCATCGATCCCGATCGCGACCTCGGCCACTCCGATCGTTGA
- a CDS encoding two-component system sensor histidine kinase NtrB, translated as MTSASRLRFAASFAPTARLLQAVLGGVPDAIFVKDRDRRYVLVNDAFVALAGKPVEEVLGALDAQILDGELAERYARTDAIVLEEGQPVRVEDERYVDGAGVAHYLATTKVPLRNEADEVAYVLGIVHDLTRAKSAEEALRVANEELERRVEERTEALRGAQQALLRKERLAVLGQLAGGLAHQIRNPLAAITNAASVLKRRLGDAADGDVQAALAVIREEVWEANRIITDLLDYARIRPPSLAPVAVGPLIESALALARPQDGLKVEQHIDASLSAWIDERQMRDALGNVIRNAVEAMPDGGKLTIEAAAENEDVLIAVEDTGPGLTRGSLTYLFEPLVTSKPLGLGLGLATAKALIENQSGTIQVSTAADGNGARFEIRVPRAPADG; from the coding sequence GTGACCTCTGCCTCGCGCCTGCGCTTCGCTGCGAGCTTCGCGCCGACCGCGCGCCTCTTGCAGGCGGTGCTGGGCGGCGTGCCCGATGCGATCTTCGTGAAGGATCGCGACCGCCGGTACGTGCTCGTGAACGACGCGTTCGTGGCGCTCGCGGGCAAGCCGGTCGAGGAGGTCCTCGGCGCGCTCGACGCGCAGATCCTCGATGGCGAGCTCGCCGAGCGCTACGCGCGCACCGACGCGATCGTGCTCGAAGAGGGCCAGCCGGTGCGGGTCGAGGACGAGCGCTACGTCGACGGCGCGGGTGTGGCGCACTACCTCGCGACCACCAAGGTCCCGCTGCGCAACGAGGCGGACGAGGTCGCGTACGTGCTCGGCATCGTGCACGACCTCACACGCGCGAAGAGCGCGGAAGAGGCACTGCGCGTCGCGAACGAGGAGCTCGAGCGGCGCGTGGAGGAGCGCACCGAGGCGCTGCGCGGCGCGCAGCAGGCGCTCCTGCGCAAGGAGCGGCTCGCGGTGCTCGGTCAGCTCGCGGGCGGGCTCGCGCACCAGATCCGCAACCCGCTCGCGGCGATCACGAACGCGGCGAGCGTGCTCAAGCGACGCCTCGGCGATGCGGCGGACGGCGACGTGCAGGCGGCGCTCGCGGTGATCCGCGAGGAGGTCTGGGAGGCGAACCGGATCATCACGGACCTGCTCGACTACGCGCGCATCCGTCCGCCTTCGCTCGCGCCGGTCGCGGTCGGTCCGCTGATCGAGTCGGCGCTCGCGCTCGCGCGCCCGCAGGACGGGCTCAAGGTGGAGCAGCACATCGACGCGAGCCTGTCCGCGTGGATCGACGAGCGGCAGATGCGCGACGCGCTCGGCAACGTGATCCGCAACGCGGTCGAGGCGATGCCCGACGGCGGGAAGCTGACGATCGAGGCCGCCGCGGAGAACGAAGACGTGCTGATCGCGGTCGAGGACACCGGGCCGGGCCTCACGCGCGGATCGCTGACGTACCTCTTCGAGCCGCTGGTCACGAGCAAGCCGCTCGGCCTGGGCCTCGGCCTCGCGACCGCGAAGGCGCTGATCGAGAACCAGAGCGGGACGATCCAGGTGTCGACCGCGGCCGACGGCAACGGCGCGCGCTTCGAGATCCGCGTGCCGCGCGCGCCCGCCGACGGTTGA
- a CDS encoding AEC family transporter: MSLAVSLASLLLPVALGAIAGRARIFDDPARAIDALNRFALHLAFPALVAVSLSDPRTSIAHRPAFLAIVPLSLIVSLAIVRAVGRALGDRASTETGTVALVVAFGNTAYLGLPYVDAVLGREVLGTAAVAVAIHVACAMTFGPLLLARWSGGGEGQGRAAMKRVAKQPLLWSPIVGLALRALPDSVLEPLRATFDPIGDTAAPVSMVLLGVYLFTNRASLRADASVAAHVGARIVLVPLVTVAMAIPALSLGWIDAEEARVLLLLAAMPAAITTFSMAFEQGIGSDRVAAAIVVSTLASVLTLPLVTALALALGARSF; the protein is encoded by the coding sequence GTGTCGCTCGCCGTCTCGCTCGCGTCGCTCCTGCTGCCCGTCGCGCTCGGCGCGATCGCAGGGCGGGCGCGCATCTTCGACGATCCGGCGCGTGCGATCGACGCGCTCAATCGCTTCGCCCTCCACCTCGCGTTCCCGGCGCTGGTGGCCGTGTCGCTCTCCGATCCGCGCACCTCGATCGCGCATCGCCCCGCGTTCCTCGCGATCGTACCGCTCTCGCTGATCGTCTCGCTCGCGATCGTACGCGCCGTCGGCCGCGCGCTCGGCGATCGCGCGAGCACCGAGACCGGCACCGTCGCGCTCGTCGTGGCGTTCGGGAACACCGCGTACCTCGGCCTGCCCTACGTCGACGCGGTGCTGGGCCGCGAGGTGCTGGGCACCGCGGCGGTCGCGGTGGCGATCCACGTCGCGTGCGCGATGACGTTCGGTCCGCTGCTCCTCGCGCGCTGGAGCGGCGGCGGCGAAGGGCAGGGGCGTGCCGCGATGAAGCGCGTCGCGAAGCAGCCGCTGCTCTGGTCGCCGATCGTCGGGCTCGCGCTCCGCGCGCTCCCCGACTCGGTGCTCGAGCCGCTGCGCGCCACGTTCGATCCGATCGGCGACACCGCGGCCCCGGTCTCGATGGTGCTGCTCGGCGTCTATCTCTTCACGAACCGCGCGAGCCTGCGCGCCGACGCGAGCGTCGCCGCGCACGTCGGCGCGCGCATCGTGCTGGTCCCGCTCGTCACGGTCGCGATGGCGATCCCCGCGCTCTCGCTCGGCTGGATCGACGCCGAGGAGGCACGGGTGCTCCTCCTGCTCGCGGCGATGCCCGCCGCGATCACCACGTTCTCGATGGCCTTCGAGCAGGGCATCGGCAGTGATCGGGTCGCCGCCGCGATCGTCGTCTCGACCCTCGCCTCGGTGCTCACCCTCCCGCTCGTCACCGCGCTCGCCCTGGCCCTCGGCGCCCGATCGTTCTAA
- a CDS encoding FHA domain-containing protein, translated as MSEARGSVVVVGRAADCDVRLDEPTVSSRHARLHWDGAHVLVEDLESQNGTWVAGQRISRAKVRPGDEVVLGGAALPWSHPALATLLRRGRTDTITATLTGRLYECGRCGTRGFLPRTIRRAEIQCSACGATLELGQAKKQTSLGLRVLNASLVTAIVGIVIGVVLFGRERIAGAVRQVGKDSGVADMVAPEDDETYEAPVGSPQEAAVRAGPRDNIIAAIDPTDATTRNFAARVAARSQGPFNVGQVAAIWSDVRARWSYVNDPRGSEYFARASETITNEMVGDCDDFAILLTSTVEAIGGDARVVMSDGDRGGHAYAEVCIPGEPEQVVRDLQAHYRRERSRTRVRRVHYRSDATCAVWLNLDWSAEVPGGPYGREVWAVAIHPDGKTETLAPAAGETE; from the coding sequence ATGAGCGAGGCCCGCGGTTCGGTCGTGGTCGTCGGTCGTGCCGCCGACTGCGACGTTCGCCTCGACGAGCCCACCGTCTCGTCGCGCCATGCGCGCTTGCACTGGGACGGCGCGCACGTGCTGGTGGAGGACCTCGAGAGCCAGAACGGCACGTGGGTCGCGGGACAGCGCATCTCGCGCGCGAAGGTGCGCCCCGGCGACGAGGTCGTGCTCGGCGGCGCCGCGCTCCCGTGGTCGCACCCCGCGCTCGCCACGCTCCTGCGGCGCGGCCGCACCGACACCATCACGGCGACGCTCACCGGTCGCCTCTACGAGTGCGGTCGCTGCGGCACCCGCGGCTTCCTCCCACGCACGATCCGCCGCGCCGAGATCCAGTGCAGCGCGTGCGGCGCGACCCTCGAGCTCGGTCAGGCGAAGAAGCAGACGAGCCTCGGCCTGCGCGTGCTCAACGCGTCGCTCGTCACCGCGATCGTCGGCATCGTGATCGGCGTCGTGCTCTTCGGTCGCGAGCGCATCGCGGGCGCGGTGCGTCAGGTCGGCAAGGACAGCGGCGTCGCGGACATGGTCGCGCCCGAGGACGACGAGACCTACGAGGCCCCGGTCGGCAGCCCGCAGGAAGCGGCGGTGCGCGCGGGCCCGCGCGACAACATCATCGCCGCGATCGATCCCACCGACGCGACCACCCGCAACTTCGCGGCGCGCGTCGCCGCGCGCTCGCAGGGCCCATTCAACGTCGGTCAGGTCGCCGCGATCTGGTCCGACGTGCGTGCGCGCTGGAGCTACGTGAACGATCCTCGCGGCAGCGAGTACTTCGCACGCGCGAGCGAGACGATCACGAACGAGATGGTCGGCGACTGCGACGACTTCGCGATCCTGCTGACCTCGACCGTCGAGGCGATCGGCGGTGATGCGCGCGTCGTGATGAGCGACGGAGATCGCGGCGGTCACGCCTACGCCGAGGTCTGCATCCCCGGCGAGCCCGAGCAGGTCGTGCGCGATCTGCAGGCGCACTATCGCCGCGAGCGCTCGCGCACCCGAGTGCGTCGCGTGCACTACCGCAGCGACGCGACGTGCGCGGTGTGGCTCAATCTCGACTGGAGCGCCGAGGTCCCGGGCGGCCCCTACGGGCGCGAGGTGTGGGCCGTCGCGATCCATCCCGACGGCAAGACCGAGACGCTCGCGCCCGCGGCGGGCGAGACCGAGTGA
- a CDS encoding PQQ-binding-like beta-propeller repeat protein, with protein sequence MHREAADERSILVIAGNAEIAGYERATGKLVWKHELTTKILGMTAKLGGAVELEIRAGRVYVTSREAILCLDYRTGAKIGEVKLASSSLRPTFVIDGDHLYVASSTTIECFTMTGERVWSAKREGVFGSDGFALGFPGNIRQGDERGAH encoded by the coding sequence ATGCACCGAGAAGCGGCCGACGAGCGCTCGATCCTGGTCATCGCGGGCAACGCGGAGATCGCCGGCTACGAGCGAGCGACCGGCAAGCTCGTGTGGAAGCACGAGCTCACCACGAAGATCCTCGGCATGACCGCGAAGCTCGGCGGCGCCGTCGAGCTCGAGATCCGCGCCGGTCGCGTGTACGTCACGAGCCGAGAGGCGATCCTCTGCCTCGACTACCGCACCGGCGCGAAGATCGGCGAGGTGAAGCTCGCGTCCTCGTCGCTGCGCCCGACGTTCGTGATCGACGGCGACCACCTCTACGTGGCGTCGAGCACGACCATCGAGTGCTTCACGATGACGGGCGAGCGCGTGTGGAGCGCGAAGCGCGAAGGCGTGTTCGGCAGCGACGGCTTCGCGCTCGGGTTTCCCGGCAACATCCGCCAGGGCGACGAGCGCGGCGCCCACTGA
- a CDS encoding TlpA family protein disulfide reductase, which produces MLTRSLVSGLLSGVMVIAAASLPPLASRAQDTPASTAATPGPVVDATLDSMRGGRRSLSAERGRRVVVLFYEDRPHVELNDAFKGELLRFVSDNHLGERVVPYGVANLGDVGAVPQTLVRSMIQPLVDRWGIDILLDWEGVMRRAPFSFRTNAANTAIVDREGRIVYRHAGRMEETQRREFYRALRGALR; this is translated from the coding sequence ATGCTCACGCGCTCTCTCGTCTCCGGTCTTCTGTCCGGTGTGATGGTGATCGCCGCCGCGAGCCTTCCGCCGCTTGCTTCTCGTGCTCAGGACACCCCTGCTTCGACGGCCGCCACGCCGGGGCCCGTCGTCGACGCGACGCTCGACTCGATGCGCGGCGGACGGCGCTCGCTCAGCGCCGAGCGCGGCCGGCGCGTCGTCGTGCTCTTCTACGAGGACCGCCCGCACGTCGAGCTCAACGACGCGTTCAAGGGCGAGCTGCTCCGCTTCGTGAGCGACAACCACCTCGGCGAGCGCGTGGTGCCGTACGGCGTGGCGAACCTCGGTGACGTCGGCGCGGTGCCGCAGACGCTGGTGCGCTCGATGATCCAGCCGCTCGTCGATCGCTGGGGCATCGACATCCTGCTCGACTGGGAGGGCGTGATGCGGCGCGCGCCGTTCTCGTTCCGCACCAACGCGGCGAACACCGCGATCGTCGATCGCGAGGGGCGCATCGTGTACCGCCACGCGGGGCGCATGGAAGAGACGCAGCGCCGCGAGTTCTATCGCGCGCTGCGCGGCGCGCTGCGCTGA
- a CDS encoding HD domain-containing protein, with protein sequence MQQVVDFILEIDKLKRVTRKIRPLGLDRYENPAEHSWQIAMLASSLAPHAPPSIDLSRVIAMLLVHDIGEIDAGDTFFFAEDSGAKSKERACVERIFALLPEPQRSAFLALWIELDENETAEARFAHAVDRAMPVLLNLANHGQSWRENGVSHAQVVGRVGPPIRAGCPALWAHIEARLDEALRDGWFGTRER encoded by the coding sequence ATGCAGCAGGTCGTCGACTTCATCCTCGAGATCGACAAGCTCAAGCGCGTCACCCGCAAGATCCGCCCGCTCGGGCTCGATCGTTACGAGAACCCCGCCGAGCACAGCTGGCAGATCGCGATGCTCGCGTCGTCGCTCGCGCCCCATGCGCCGCCCTCGATCGATCTCTCGCGCGTGATCGCGATGCTGCTGGTGCACGACATCGGCGAGATCGATGCGGGTGACACGTTCTTCTTCGCCGAGGACAGCGGCGCGAAGTCGAAGGAGCGCGCGTGCGTGGAGCGCATCTTCGCGCTGCTCCCCGAGCCGCAGCGCTCGGCGTTCCTCGCGCTGTGGATCGAGCTCGACGAGAACGAGACCGCCGAGGCGCGCTTCGCGCACGCGGTCGATCGTGCGATGCCGGTGCTGCTCAACCTCGCGAACCACGGGCAGAGCTGGCGCGAGAACGGCGTGAGCCACGCGCAGGTGGTGGGTCGTGTCGGGCCGCCGATCCGAGCGGGCTGCCCCGCGCTCTGGGCGCACATCGAGGCGCGCCTCGACGAAGCGCTCCGCGACGGCTGGTTCGGCACGCGAGAGCGCTGA
- a CDS encoding NADase-type glycan-binding domain-containing protein: MQRNDVARGWLGLCVVLAVTSTASAQTAQVDLLHAVGTELAVSSAYRDQRAQVERLVDGDPTTAWNSRTGDLVGAWIEARVPADAEVTGIAIVPGFARPGGTTDLFTGNHRVARIRVLREGVEVGSFAVANTRPQLVTIPVRGAGGVWRIEIVELTPGTRADWRETCVSELQILGRAPSMAPGTRMPRVAVGTLPAAAAPVVVDPVALERSQRRDVAWVVSAWRELQSSYFSFAQDTGEPQPDPETIRETERQRAAILRRITELVEPVDPARADAIRIAGGQRLEGVAWRWEPTVLADLAAISAALDVVAARIGTDEARCRSARAQAEIRLVRVAGLARLASYFDEVAESMDESGGRDAVRRSRSLEADAEALEPLAEEWARNSRGVATRLSRRSAPTAESAATDWTALLAQIAIARTACAWPSQ, encoded by the coding sequence ATGCAGCGGAACGACGTGGCTCGAGGGTGGCTGGGGCTCTGCGTGGTGCTCGCGGTGACGAGCACCGCATCGGCGCAGACGGCGCAGGTCGATCTGCTCCACGCGGTGGGCACCGAGCTCGCAGTGTCGTCGGCGTATCGCGATCAACGCGCGCAGGTGGAGCGTCTCGTCGACGGCGATCCGACGACCGCGTGGAACTCGCGCACCGGCGATCTCGTCGGCGCGTGGATCGAAGCACGCGTCCCTGCCGACGCCGAGGTCACGGGCATCGCGATCGTCCCAGGCTTCGCCCGTCCCGGCGGCACCACCGATCTGTTCACCGGCAACCACCGCGTCGCGCGCATCCGCGTCCTGCGCGAGGGCGTCGAGGTGGGCAGCTTCGCGGTCGCGAACACGCGCCCGCAGCTCGTCACGATCCCGGTGCGCGGCGCGGGCGGCGTGTGGCGCATCGAGATCGTCGAGCTCACGCCGGGCACGCGTGCGGACTGGCGCGAGACGTGTGTCTCGGAGCTCCAGATCCTCGGGCGTGCACCGTCGATGGCGCCCGGCACGCGCATGCCGCGCGTCGCGGTCGGCACGCTACCCGCAGCCGCCGCGCCGGTGGTGGTCGATCCCGTCGCGCTCGAGCGCTCGCAGCGGCGCGACGTCGCGTGGGTGGTGAGCGCATGGCGAGAGCTCCAGTCGTCGTACTTCTCGTTCGCCCAGGACACCGGAGAGCCCCAGCCCGACCCCGAGACGATCCGCGAGACCGAGCGCCAGCGCGCCGCGATCCTGCGGCGGATCACCGAGCTCGTGGAGCCGGTGGATCCGGCGCGCGCCGACGCGATCCGCATCGCGGGCGGACAGCGGCTCGAGGGCGTGGCGTGGCGCTGGGAGCCGACGGTGCTCGCCGATCTCGCGGCGATCAGTGCCGCGCTCGACGTGGTCGCGGCGCGGATCGGGACCGACGAGGCGCGCTGTCGGAGCGCGCGGGCGCAAGCGGAGATCCGGCTCGTGCGGGTCGCAGGGCTCGCGCGGCTCGCGAGCTACTTCGACGAGGTCGCGGAGTCGATGGACGAGAGCGGTGGGCGCGACGCGGTGCGCAGGAGCCGCAGCCTCGAGGCCGACGCCGAAGCGCTGGAGCCGCTCGCCGAGGAGTGGGCGCGCAACTCGCGCGGCGTGGCGACACGCTTGTCGCGGCGCAGCGCGCCGACGGCCGAGAGCGCGGCGACCGACTGGACCGCGCTGCTCGCGCAGATCGCGATCGCCCGCACCGCGTGCGCTTGGCCCAGCCAGTAG